In Paenibacillus dendritiformis, the DNA window TCTTGACCGGTATCGCCTCGGGCACGGTAAGAATCGGGTGTATCAATGATTTGAACTCAAATGCTTTTTCCCGGTCATACTCCAGGAACAGCTGCTTCGTGTTGATCATGCCGATGATGTTGTCTTTCGAGCCGGTCGCGACCGGGAAGCGGGTGTACTGCTCCTTGCGTATAATCTCCAGGTTCTGCTCCAAGGAATAGTTGGTATACACGCAGGCCATATCCGTGCGCGGAACCATAATCTCCTTCGCCAGCAGCTCATCGAATGCGAAGATGCGGTTCACATAACCGTATTCGGCATTGTTGATCTTCCCGCTTTGCAGACTCTCGGAGAGGATAATCTGAATCTCTTCCTGGGTATGGGCTTCCTCGTGCTCACCGGCTGCTTTGAGACCGAATGTCCGGACCAGCAGGTTCGCAGACCCGTTAAGCAGCCAGATGAATGGGTACATCAATTTGTAAAAAAATATAATCGGCTTCGCCGCCAGCAAGGTGATCGCTTCGGCCTTCTGAATGGCCAGCGTCTTCGGCGCGAGTTCCCCGACGACCACGTGGAGAAAGGTAACGGACACAAATGCGATGGCATAGGACAGAATGTGGCTGACGTTGCCGCTAATATTCATGTCCGTCAGCCATGGGAGCAGCATCGCTTCCACGGTCGGCTCGCCCAGCATCCCGAGTCCTAGCGCCGTAATCGTAATTCCCAACTGACAGGCTGACAGATATCCATCCATGTTGCTTGTGACCTGCTGAACGGCGAGAGCCTTCTTATGGCCTTCCAGCACCAGCTGATCCACTCTGCTCGAGCGCAGCTTCACGATAGCGAACTCGGTCGCCACGAAGAACGCGGTCAGCATAATCAATACGGCAATCATGAATAGATTCAATCCTATACCCATATAATGTTGTCTCATCCCTTTATCATCAGATTTAAGTTCTTATGAACTAATTTTACGAACTTTACCTTGGATCTACAACTGGCCGCAGGGCTCAATTTGGGGGAATCGGACCGGTTTTGGCCCATTGAGGACGATGTGGGATACGATTCCCTTCGTTTTTCGGCTCTTTACAAGCAATTTTGAACAGTGCTATATTAAGTTCATATGAACTTTTGCAAGGCAAGGAGGGGAGCAGATGGAGTCTTTCACGCTGACCCGCAAAGAAATGTCGTCTCTGTTGCTCTCGCTGCAAGGGACGCGGCGCCCGTCGCCGTTGGCCATTCTCCAGGCCGCATGGTCGCATAGCCACGGCAATGCGGGAGCGGCGGATTCGATGCAGGCGATTCTGTCGCTGGATATGCCGCATATCATCAAGAAATTGATTCAGGGCCAGCCGTTTGCCGGCTTCTCGCTGCAGGAAATCGCGGATCTGGGCCATTTGATAGAGCATTCGAACATCTCCATTACATCGATTCAAAATTGGGTAAAGCGCGATTTCAAGGAGCTGTTCGCGAGCCTGAAGGAGGGGCGCAAATACTCGGTGAATCAAGCGGCGCTCATGTTCATGATCGACGATCTGAAGTGCACGCTTGATTTCGTCTCGATTCGCACCCTGTTCGAATCCCTGTTCCGCGATCGGCACACAGGGATTGATCCGATTCAGATCTATCATGCTTATGCCGGCATGTTCGAGGAATTGGATGCGAACAATGACCAGTTATTCGATGTGGCCGGACATGCTTCGGCCGCGGGCGCGCCGGATGCGCTGCTGGAGCAGATCGTCAAGACGACGGCCGACCGCAAGGCCCAAGGATGGACGCTGTCCGGCGCCTGCCGGAAGGCAGTCAGCAACTGCCTGGTCATCGCGGTTCTGTCCGTCCAGGCCTCCTACTTGCAGGATATCGCGAAGCGGTACTATACCGCCAACGTGTTCCTGCCATTCGAAACGTAATCATCCCGTTGCAAGCAACGGCCAATTGTCCATAAGAACCGGAAAAGCGGCGATCGTATCCGTCAGGATAGGGGGGCCGCTTTTGTCATTACCGCCCGGAGCACAACCATAATTTTGGCGTGACGAGGCCGGGATGGGCTTCCGGGGCCAGGACATTCACCCGGTTCGGGCTCATTGCATAGACTTGCAGTAACTGAGACGCAAAGGAGATTAGCGAATGTACAGCCCGTATAGCCCGAACAGCCCGTATTATGATGTGTATCGCGAGTATTCACCGATCCATGCTCCCGTGCCGGCGGGATTAGAACCTTCCTGCGCGCAAGAGGCGCTGGAGCTGATCAAGGGAGCGGTTCAGGGGGAGAGGGAGGATGAGCTGTTCTATCAATACCTCATTTCTGTCGCCTCATCGCGGGAGGAGCAAGAGATCATCGCTTCGATCCGGGATGACGAGCGGAAGCATAACCGCATGTTCCGTCAGATTTACCGCGACTTCACGGGGCGGGAGTTGGAGAGTGGAGGCGGCGCGCCGTTCGCAAGGCCGGGGTCGTATACGGAAGGACTGAAGCAAGCTTTGTTCGGCGAGCTGAGAGCAGTCGAGAAATATCGCAAGATTCGGCGCTGTCTGACGCATGGCAGATATAGAGATATGCTGTTCGAGATTATTACGGACGAGTTGAAGCATTCTGCGAAGTACAATTATTTGTTCACCCTCAATTCCAGGTGAAGAACCATTGACAGGATGAGAAAGCGGCATTATAGTAAGTAGTAATCTAACGACGCGGCCGGGATGGCCGATGACGGTTCGCTCTGCGCTGAGCCGTTTTTCTTTACGCGATTCCTAGTAGTTAGATACATAACTCCGTGAAAAGAACTTAAATCTGACAGAAGGGATGTGCCGCATGGAAGAGGTATTCAAGGAGCTGCAGAAGCTCGGTTTTTCTCCGTATGAATGCAAAGCTTATATCGGGCTGTTGAAGGTTCACCCGGTTACGGGCTATGAGATCAGCAAGCGATCCGGCGTGCCCCGCTCGATGATATACGAGGTGCTGGGGAAATTGATGGACAAGGGGGCCGTTCATCTCGTGCCTTCCGATCCGGTCAAATATTCGCCGGTCCCTTCGGGTGAACTGATCGACCGGCTGCGGAACCAATTTGAGCAATCTTTTTCATTTTTGGAGCAAAAGCTGCCGCTGCTGCAGCGGGAGCGCGACATGGATGTCATCTGGCATATCCGCAGCGATGAGCTGGTGCTGAAGGAGATGGCCGACATGATCGGGAGGGCGGAGGACGAGCTGTGGCTATCCGTCTGGGAGCCGCAGGTCCCCGTTATCCAGGAAGCGGTGAATGCGCATCTGCGGGAGGGAGTCCAGGTGTTTTCCGTACTCTTCGGAGCGCCGGAAGCCCGCATCGGGACGACCTTTCATCACGATTATATGCCGCCGGAAGTGGTCAAGGATCGGGCAGGAGGGCGCTTGACCATCGTCTCTCGCGACGGTGAAGAGGTGCTCATCGCGAATTTCTCCGGCGACGCCGCCTCCTGGGCGGTCCGGACGCATGATCCGGTGCTTGTCTTGGTGGCGACCGAATACATCCGGCATGACATCATGATTGAAGAGATCACGGCCGTCTTCGGCCCGGAGAAGCTGGATGCGCTGTGGCGGAATGAACCAGCGCTATATCATGTCGTTACCGGACAA includes these proteins:
- a CDS encoding TrmB family transcriptional regulator — encoded protein: MEEVFKELQKLGFSPYECKAYIGLLKVHPVTGYEISKRSGVPRSMIYEVLGKLMDKGAVHLVPSDPVKYSPVPSGELIDRLRNQFEQSFSFLEQKLPLLQRERDMDVIWHIRSDELVLKEMADMIGRAEDELWLSVWEPQVPVIQEAVNAHLREGVQVFSVLFGAPEARIGTTFHHDYMPPEVVKDRAGGRLTIVSRDGEEVLIANFSGDAASWAVRTHDPVLVLVATEYIRHDIMIEEITAVFGPEKLDALWRNEPALYHVVTGQRYEAQERTEEDR
- a CDS encoding DUF1836 domain-containing protein, which codes for MESFTLTRKEMSSLLLSLQGTRRPSPLAILQAAWSHSHGNAGAADSMQAILSLDMPHIIKKLIQGQPFAGFSLQEIADLGHLIEHSNISITSIQNWVKRDFKELFASLKEGRKYSVNQAALMFMIDDLKCTLDFVSIRTLFESLFRDRHTGIDPIQIYHAYAGMFEELDANNDQLFDVAGHASAAGAPDALLEQIVKTTADRKAQGWTLSGACRKAVSNCLVIAVLSVQASYLQDIAKRYYTANVFLPFET
- a CDS encoding ferritin-like domain-containing protein; translated protein: MYSPYSPNSPYYDVYREYSPIHAPVPAGLEPSCAQEALELIKGAVQGEREDELFYQYLISVASSREEQEIIASIRDDERKHNRMFRQIYRDFTGRELESGGGAPFARPGSYTEGLKQALFGELRAVEKYRKIRRCLTHGRYRDMLFEIITDELKHSAKYNYLFTLNSR
- a CDS encoding hemolysin family protein, giving the protein MGIGLNLFMIAVLIMLTAFFVATEFAIVKLRSSRVDQLVLEGHKKALAVQQVTSNMDGYLSACQLGITITALGLGMLGEPTVEAMLLPWLTDMNISGNVSHILSYAIAFVSVTFLHVVVGELAPKTLAIQKAEAITLLAAKPIIFFYKLMYPFIWLLNGSANLLVRTFGLKAAGEHEEAHTQEEIQIILSESLQSGKINNAEYGYVNRIFAFDELLAKEIMVPRTDMACVYTNYSLEQNLEIIRKEQYTRFPVATGSKDNIIGMINTKQLFLEYDREKAFEFKSLIHPILTVPEAIPVKTLLTRMQQENMHMALLVDEYGGTSGIITIEDILEEIVGEIRDEFDTDERREIEVLDEGCYLLDGLVPLHEFCHLTGLEIENAEVDTFGGWVFNHFTELHRGKELRYEHVRMIIREMSKNRIRRIEVIVEDKAEAPAPVPE